A genomic region of Pristiophorus japonicus isolate sPriJap1 chromosome 20, sPriJap1.hap1, whole genome shotgun sequence contains the following coding sequences:
- the LOC139233053 gene encoding F-box only protein 24-like, with protein MWARWWWEGGRELGNSSPTRSERSELMLEITPILRSSQKGAQLSLEGIQRAGVRRSRRWPGLRQLPLDQIISDLSVKDVVMLGQTCRYFHEFCSNEAVWKRISRKLAPRLSSEETAGESFWKRASILNYTKGLFFQTFGGRRKTVSRTIAPHLSHGYRKFIPTKDNVFILDYSGTLFFLKNALVSSTLGQIQWKRACRYVVLCRNVKDFATDPRNDTIYRKYLYVLGTRDIPPLVTQDLSDIAHTCDCVEVYLQSSGQRVFKMTFHSSMRFKKIKLVGQETERSLLLLTDDGKIYSLTINETQLDQPRSYTVQLTTRKITKCLPHITISEVHSNQSSALYITDSGAVYLEVHTAGVYRDLFGTLHAFDPFDQQIPLALALSSKVTSCSLGYNHLGLVDEFGRIFMQGNNRYGQLGTGDKIDRGEPTLVPYLKRPVDIWCGLNHSLVLSQVSDFSKEVHGCGCGAGGRLPGFPKGSAFFVKLYVQVPHCTRLLCSTRECLYMLSCYDISDVLVFRELPSAKARSQGPDSEVEGSRVCARYLSQLESCGGLEEQMEKMKEIISQMGLSSYQRDFLQEAISTLQRSTGVVLPATPTGGGL; from the exons ATGTGGGCGCGGTGGTGGTGGGAAGGGGGCCGCgagctgggaaattcctctccgacccggtCTGAAAGATCGGAGCTAATGTTGGAGATCACTCCGATCCTGAGATCCAGCCAGAAAGGGGCGCAGCTCTCACTCGAAGGAATTCAGCGAGCTGGTGTTCGCCGCTCGAGGCGCTGGCCTGGTCTCCGGCAGCTACCC CTCGACCAGATCATATCGGACCTCTCCGTGAAGGACGTGGTGATGTTGGGGCAGACATGCCGCTACTTCCACGAGTTCTGCAGCAATGAGGCCGTGTGGAAACGCATCAGCCGCAAGTTAGCGCCGAGGCTGAGCAGCGAGGAAACGGCCGGTGAGAGCTTCTGGAAACGGGCCTCCATCTTGAACT ataCCAAGggcctgtttttccagacgtttggAGGCCGGAGGAAGACGGTGAGCCGGACCATTGCCCCTCACCTGTCGCACGGATACCGCAAATTCATCCCCACAAAGGACAACGTCTTCATCCTGGACTACAGTGGCACACTCTTCTTCCTGAAGAACGCGCTGGTCTCGTCCACGCTCGGCCAGATCCAGTGGAAACGGGCGTGCCGCTATGTCGTTCTCTGCCGCAACGTTAAGGAC TTTGCCACAGACCCGAGGAACGACACAATCTATCGTAAATATCTGTATGTGTTGGGTACGAGAGACATTCCGCCCTTAGTGACCCAAGACCTCAGTGACATCGCCCACACATGTGACTGTGTGGAGGTATACCTGCAGTCTAGCGGCCAACGGGTCTTCAAGATGACCTTTCACTCCTCCATGAGATTCAAGAAGATCAAATTGGTGGGACAGGAGACGGAGAGATCGCTGCTGTTACTGACAG ACGATGGGAAGATTTACAGCTTAACGATCAACGAGACCCAGCTTGATCAGCCGAGGTCCTACACCGTACAACTCACCACCCGCAAGATCACAAAGTGCCTTCCGCACATCACCATCTCCGAGGTGCACTCGAACCAGAGCAGTGCTCTCTACATCACAG ATTCTGGGGCCGTGTATCTGGAGGTTCACACGGCTGGTGTTTACCGGGACCTCTTCGGGACACTCCACGCCTTTGATCCGTTTGACCAACAGATCCCACTCGCCCTGGCGCTGTCCTCCAAG GTTACCAGTTGCTCGTTGGGATACAACCATCTGGGACTGGTGGATGAATTCGGGAGGATATTCATGCAGGGAAACAACCGGTATGGACAACTGGGCACCGGCGACAAGATTGACCGAGGAGAGCCCACCCTG GTGCCGTATCTGAAGAGGCCGGTGGATATCTGGTGTGGGCTGAACCATTCCCTGGTGCTCTCCCAAGTCAGCGATTTCAGTAAGGAGGTCCACGGCTGTGGGTGTGGAGCTGGGGGGCGACTGCCCGGGTTCCCCAAAGGCAGCGCCTTCTTTGTCAAGCTGTACGTTCAG GTCCCACACTGCACCCGGCTCCTGTGCTCCACCCGCGAGTGCCTGTACATGCTCTCCTGCTACGACATCAGCGACGTGCTGGTGTTCCGCGAGCTGCCTTCCGCCAAGGCCCGCTCGCAGGGGCCCGACTCGGAGGTGGAGGGGTCCCGCGTCTGTGCCCGCTACCTCAGCCAGCTGGAGAGCTGCGGGGGCCTGGAGGAGCAGATGGAGAAGATGAAGGAGATCATCAGCCAGATGGGGCTGTCCAGCTACCAGAGGGACTTCCTGCAGGAGGCCATCAGCACCTTGCAGCGATCGACAGGCGTGGTGCTGCCTGCCACTCCCACAGGCGGTGGGCTGTGA